A region from the Actinoplanes sp. OR16 genome encodes:
- a CDS encoding type II secretion system F family protein gives MSTQLIVVVLVGSLVALGLFLLLTQLVPAPPALGPALRRLHPVAGIAPGRDTMGSLKRHFRVPYADLRLLDRSPDTYWLTLGLSALFGLLIPMLFGVAVLVLRLPVPATLPFAGSVLVAAVSVWLAHRDVITKAQTARGEFTRAMCTYLDLSAHQVLGGHGPVESLSRAASVCQGWVFTRIREALLSAELQLRAPWDELKVLSRDIEVIELGDLADIMRTAGSEGANVYRTLRARADSLRDQLRTQALAEAEVRTNKLDIPASALILILLVLMGYPFLSRVLAQ, from the coding sequence ATGAGCACGCAGCTGATCGTCGTGGTGCTGGTCGGCTCGCTCGTCGCCCTCGGACTGTTCCTGCTCCTGACCCAGCTCGTCCCGGCGCCGCCCGCCCTCGGCCCGGCGCTGCGCCGCCTGCACCCGGTGGCCGGCATCGCTCCGGGCCGGGACACGATGGGCTCGCTCAAACGTCACTTCCGGGTTCCGTACGCGGACCTGCGCCTGCTCGACCGCAGTCCCGACACCTATTGGCTGACGCTCGGGTTGTCGGCCCTCTTCGGCCTGCTGATCCCGATGCTCTTCGGTGTCGCCGTCCTGGTGCTGCGGCTGCCGGTCCCGGCAACGCTGCCGTTCGCCGGCAGCGTGCTCGTCGCCGCGGTGTCGGTGTGGCTGGCGCACCGGGACGTGATCACCAAAGCGCAGACCGCCCGTGGCGAGTTCACCCGGGCCATGTGCACCTACCTCGACCTCTCGGCCCACCAGGTGCTCGGCGGGCACGGCCCGGTCGAGTCGCTGAGCCGGGCGGCTTCGGTGTGCCAGGGCTGGGTCTTCACCCGGATCCGCGAGGCTCTGCTCAGTGCCGAGCTGCAGCTGCGCGCTCCTTGGGACGAGCTGAAGGTGCTCTCCCGGGACATCGAAGTGATCGAACTCGGCGACCTGGCCGACATCATGCGCACCGCCGGCAGTGAGGGCGCCAACGTCTACCGGACGCTGCGGGCCCGCGCCGACTCATTGCGTGACCAGCTGCGTACGCAGGCTCTCGCCGAGGCCGAGGTGCGTACCAACAAGCTCGACATCCCCGCGTCCGCCCTGATCCTCATCCTGCTCGTGCTCATGGGCTATCCGTTCCTAAGCCGGGTGCTCGCCCAGTAA
- a CDS encoding type II secretion system F family protein, whose protein sequence is MILDLAAVFAAMLAIGGAILGVVGVAGTTKPPGPPSAAARRLRRWWTGPSRNRREQRARQTMMIGAVVAGAAAWLITGWPAAGLIVGVAVPGLPWLFNSGRMERRALARLEAVEAWTRRLADIVARGIGLQQAIVATNASPPQLIAREVADLAARMQSGTEPVLALRQFADDLDDYTADQVVAPLMLHVSDRSEGLHEVLTDISRSIAAEVEMRSTVDAKRAGPRFAVKFLTMMTAGLLALGLLNPTYLKPFGTFTGQMLLLFLTGFYIFLMRMVRNLSLPPERARLLPPIDAEVVNA, encoded by the coding sequence ATGATCCTCGACCTGGCCGCCGTGTTCGCCGCGATGCTCGCCATCGGCGGCGCGATCCTCGGCGTCGTCGGCGTCGCCGGCACCACGAAACCGCCCGGCCCGCCGTCCGCCGCCGCCCGCCGGCTGCGCCGCTGGTGGACCGGGCCCAGCCGGAACCGCCGGGAGCAGCGCGCCCGGCAGACCATGATGATCGGCGCGGTCGTGGCCGGCGCCGCGGCCTGGCTGATCACCGGCTGGCCGGCGGCCGGCCTGATCGTCGGCGTGGCGGTGCCGGGCCTGCCCTGGCTCTTCAACTCCGGCCGGATGGAACGCCGCGCCCTGGCCCGCCTCGAAGCCGTCGAGGCCTGGACCCGCCGCCTCGCCGACATCGTGGCCCGCGGCATCGGCCTGCAGCAGGCGATCGTCGCCACGAACGCGTCGCCGCCGCAGCTCATCGCCCGTGAGGTAGCCGACCTGGCAGCGCGCATGCAGTCCGGCACCGAACCGGTCCTCGCGCTCCGCCAGTTCGCCGACGATTTGGACGACTACACCGCCGATCAGGTGGTGGCCCCGCTGATGCTGCACGTGAGCGACCGCAGCGAGGGACTGCACGAGGTCCTCACCGACATCTCCCGCTCGATCGCCGCCGAGGTCGAGATGCGCAGCACCGTCGACGCGAAACGAGCCGGGCCGCGCTTCGCGGTGAAGTTCCTGACCATGATGACCGCCGGGCTGCTCGCGCTCGGGCTGCTCAATCCGACCTATCTGAAGCCGTTCGGCACGTTCACCGGCCAGATGCTGCTGCTCTTCCTGACCGGCTTCTACATCTTCCTGATGCGCATGGTCCGCAACCTCAGCCTGCCGCCGGAGCGGGCGCGCCTGCTGCCCCCGATCGACGCCGAGGTGGTGAACGCATGA
- a CDS encoding A24 family peptidase, which yields MGDTLVTRRTTRSAMLLAVTPGLRWLVARLAVEPGEPARTGCDGCGSPLRPESPAWSALWPAGRCGGCGHSLGAPAYLLEILILMGVTIAVLAAPSIPIAIGAAWWVLCAVPLLFIDLRVHRLPDVLTGAALAGVLLMETVAAATGGAWPALGRSVLCALVYGAALLVFALILGPRGLGLGDVKLFVSIAALFGWWGWSTVFGVLFLSFLASGVVAAGLLISRRVRRGSHIAMGPYLVGGSLAMLALLA from the coding sequence ATGGGAGACACGCTCGTCACCCGGCGGACCACCCGCTCGGCGATGCTGCTCGCGGTCACGCCCGGACTGCGATGGCTGGTCGCCAGGCTCGCCGTCGAGCCGGGCGAACCGGCCCGGACCGGCTGCGACGGATGTGGTTCGCCGCTGCGGCCGGAGTCGCCCGCGTGGTCCGCGTTGTGGCCTGCGGGTCGGTGCGGCGGGTGCGGCCATTCGCTCGGGGCGCCGGCGTACCTCCTCGAGATTTTGATCTTGATGGGTGTGACGATCGCGGTCCTGGCGGCGCCCTCGATCCCGATCGCGATCGGCGCGGCCTGGTGGGTGCTCTGCGCGGTGCCGCTGCTCTTCATCGACCTGCGGGTGCACCGGCTGCCCGACGTGCTCACCGGCGCCGCCCTGGCCGGCGTGCTGCTGATGGAGACGGTGGCGGCGGCGACCGGCGGCGCCTGGCCGGCGCTGGGGCGGTCGGTGCTCTGCGCGCTGGTCTACGGCGCGGCGCTGCTGGTGTTCGCGCTGATCCTCGGGCCGCGCGGGCTCGGCCTCGGCGACGTGAAGCTGTTCGTCTCGATCGCCGCCCTGTTCGGCTGGTGGGGCTGGAGCACGGTGTTCGGGGTGCTGTTCCTGTCCTTCCTCGCCAGCGGCGTGGTGGCGGCCGGGCTGCTGATCAGCCGGCGGGTGCGGCGCGGCTCGCACATCGCGATGGGGCCGTACCTGGTCGGCGGTTCGCTGGCGATGCTGGCACTGCTGGCCTGA
- a CDS encoding CpaF family protein has product MAEVSVRQLPPVPPNGNGNHRAAAGGSTVTIDEPRRPGVDYAAVRTLRTQVSKELTEKLRDLTNVSLEYRQAEGERIASRMVREHVDARMQAGEPVTPAEEAALLDAVAADMFGVGRLQLLLDRPDIVNIHILGCDRVRIEHTDGRITFGDPVADTDEDLVSMLQVLAMRAGATERSLSSTKPWLDMQLPDGSRLTVVYQVSVRPYVTIRRHTLMQVTLEDLRDKYGAIDDLLCQFLKAAMAAGLNIMVAGLADAGKTTMLRALAGEIPEKEQFVVLEESRELGLHSTGAHPWAMSLEAREGHGARGADGRPAGEVTIADLIPLTLRMSVQRIIVGEVRSREIVPMLQAMATSKGSMCTIHARDPRSVMDRVIELALQHGAEMKADLARRMAAGAIDLILYLTVEDETKLGGRKLRYVSEIVEVHGMVDDQLVTTTVFGPGPDGRAVPRNMPERVRDALRRVGYDPRILTAYAQQGENNRGAWTHELHRIARLA; this is encoded by the coding sequence ATGGCTGAGGTCTCGGTGCGGCAGCTTCCGCCCGTACCCCCGAATGGGAATGGGAATCACCGAGCCGCAGCCGGCGGCAGCACCGTGACCATCGACGAGCCTCGCCGTCCCGGTGTGGACTATGCCGCCGTCCGGACGCTGCGCACCCAGGTGAGCAAGGAACTCACCGAGAAGCTGCGCGACCTCACGAACGTCTCGCTGGAGTACCGGCAGGCCGAGGGTGAGCGGATCGCGTCGCGGATGGTCCGGGAGCACGTCGACGCCCGGATGCAGGCCGGCGAGCCGGTCACCCCGGCCGAGGAGGCGGCGCTGCTCGACGCGGTCGCCGCCGACATGTTCGGTGTCGGCCGGCTGCAGCTGCTGCTCGACCGCCCGGACATCGTCAACATCCACATCCTCGGCTGCGACCGGGTCCGGATCGAGCACACCGACGGGCGGATCACCTTCGGCGATCCGGTCGCCGACACCGACGAGGACCTGGTGTCGATGCTGCAGGTGCTGGCCATGCGGGCCGGCGCCACCGAACGCTCGCTCTCCTCCACCAAGCCGTGGCTGGACATGCAGCTGCCGGACGGCAGCCGGCTCACCGTCGTCTACCAGGTGTCGGTGCGGCCCTACGTCACCATCCGGCGGCACACCCTCATGCAGGTCACCCTGGAGGATCTGCGCGATAAGTACGGCGCGATCGACGACCTGCTCTGCCAGTTCCTCAAGGCCGCGATGGCCGCCGGGCTGAACATCATGGTCGCCGGGCTGGCCGACGCCGGGAAGACCACGATGCTGCGCGCCCTGGCCGGGGAGATCCCGGAGAAGGAACAGTTCGTTGTCCTGGAGGAGAGCCGCGAGCTCGGCCTGCACTCCACCGGCGCGCACCCGTGGGCGATGAGCCTGGAAGCGCGCGAGGGCCACGGCGCGCGCGGCGCCGACGGCCGGCCCGCCGGTGAGGTCACCATCGCCGACCTGATCCCGCTGACCCTGCGGATGTCGGTGCAGCGGATCATCGTCGGCGAGGTCCGCTCCCGCGAGATCGTGCCCATGCTGCAGGCGATGGCCACCAGCAAGGGCTCGATGTGCACGATCCACGCCCGCGACCCGCGCTCGGTCATGGACCGGGTCATCGAGCTGGCCCTGCAGCACGGCGCCGAGATGAAGGCCGACCTGGCCCGTCGGATGGCGGCCGGCGCCATCGACCTGATCCTCTACCTGACCGTCGAGGACGAGACGAAGCTCGGCGGACGCAAGCTCCGGTACGTCTCGGAGATCGTGGAAGTGCACGGCATGGTCGACGACCAGCTGGTCACCACCACCGTGTTCGGGCCCGGGCCGGACGGCCGGGCGGTGCCGCGCAACATGCCCGAGCGGGTCCGGGACGCGCTGCGGCGGGTCGGCTACGACCCCCGGATCCTCACCGCGTACGCCCAGCAGGGCGAGAACAACCGCGGCGCGTGGACCCACGAGCTGCACCGGATCGCGAGGCTCGCATGA
- a CDS encoding ParA family protein yields MAIIAMVSAKGSPGVTTTALACALSWQRPALLAECDPAGGSVLAGYLSALEIEPMGLLQLAVAELRGTAATEFPNQIIDLDGKQPGRRLLLPGIADPVQAGTVRPTWDRLTAFFAGLEEGEPGHDVIADCGRLSSAATPWPLLQRADLVLLVVAATSLRTISPAMPAATQLRRDLTENGRGTGSLGLVLVGDGPYRSAEIQQRLQLPLIAELPYDKRTAAVLSDGGRLRGNASLLRAAAAAEDTVAQAIARRRAQLNIGQEVRHG; encoded by the coding sequence ATGGCGATCATCGCGATGGTGTCGGCCAAGGGCTCACCCGGCGTCACCACCACCGCCCTGGCCTGCGCGCTGTCCTGGCAGCGCCCGGCGCTGCTGGCCGAGTGCGACCCGGCCGGCGGCAGCGTGCTCGCCGGCTACCTGAGCGCGCTGGAGATCGAGCCGATGGGTCTGCTGCAGCTGGCCGTCGCCGAGCTGCGCGGCACCGCCGCCACCGAGTTCCCGAACCAGATCATCGACCTGGACGGCAAGCAGCCCGGCCGCCGGCTCCTGCTGCCCGGCATCGCCGACCCGGTGCAGGCCGGCACGGTCCGGCCGACCTGGGACCGGCTCACCGCATTCTTCGCCGGGCTGGAGGAGGGCGAACCCGGGCACGACGTGATCGCCGACTGCGGCCGGCTGTCCAGCGCCGCCACGCCGTGGCCGCTGCTGCAACGCGCCGACCTGGTGCTGCTGGTCGTCGCCGCCACCTCGCTGCGGACCATCTCACCGGCGATGCCGGCCGCCACCCAGCTGCGCCGGGACCTCACCGAGAACGGCCGCGGCACCGGGTCGCTGGGCCTGGTGCTGGTCGGCGACGGCCCCTACCGGTCCGCCGAGATCCAGCAGCGGCTGCAGCTGCCGCTGATCGCCGAGCTGCCGTACGACAAGCGCACCGCCGCGGTGCTCAGCGACGGCGGCCGGCTGCGCGGCAACGCCTCCCTGCTGCGGGCGGCCGCCGCGGCGGAGGACACCGTCGCGCAGGCGATCGCACGCCGGCGGGCCCAGCTCAACATCGGCCAGGAGGTCCGGCATGGCTGA
- a CDS encoding SAF domain-containing protein has product MTTTPTSAPPQLTAAVAIPKVAPQRRWRPMLVWLGVAMIAIGGLIGWRLLATVGSTAEYLAVSQRVEAGSEITVDKLTKVRITTDPALRPIKAADASAVIGKYATVGLVAGTLLTEAQLTDEPVPGPGRQLVGISLGEERVPSKRIVPGDTVRLIITNDDSPSAANPARKAEPAPEIVTAVVVDVRDGVKEGSTLLNVAVPNRDAAMVAARAADERIVVSLSSGR; this is encoded by the coding sequence ATGACAACCACGCCCACGTCCGCCCCGCCGCAGCTCACCGCCGCGGTGGCGATCCCCAAGGTGGCCCCGCAGCGCCGGTGGCGTCCCATGCTCGTCTGGCTGGGCGTCGCGATGATCGCGATCGGCGGCCTCATCGGGTGGCGGCTGCTGGCCACGGTCGGCAGCACCGCCGAGTACCTCGCGGTCAGCCAGCGGGTCGAGGCCGGTTCGGAGATCACCGTCGACAAGCTGACGAAGGTGCGGATCACGACCGATCCGGCGCTGCGCCCGATCAAGGCGGCCGACGCCTCCGCGGTGATCGGCAAGTACGCGACCGTCGGCCTGGTCGCCGGCACGCTGCTGACCGAGGCGCAGCTGACCGACGAGCCGGTGCCCGGCCCGGGCAGGCAGCTCGTCGGCATCAGCCTCGGCGAGGAGCGGGTGCCGAGCAAGCGCATCGTCCCCGGCGACACCGTCCGGCTGATCATCACGAACGACGACAGCCCGTCCGCGGCGAACCCCGCCCGCAAGGCCGAGCCCGCCCCGGAGATCGTCACCGCCGTCGTGGTCGACGTCCGGGACGGCGTGAAGGAGGGCAGCACCCTGCTCAACGTGGCGGTGCCGAACCGGGACGCCGCGATGGTGGCGGCCCGCGCCGCCGACGAGCGGATCGTCGTCTCGCTGAGCTCGGGGAGGTGA